The Brassica napus cultivar Da-Ae chromosome C7, Da-Ae, whole genome shotgun sequence genome has a segment encoding these proteins:
- the LOC125589828 gene encoding pentatricopeptide repeat-containing protein At5g46460, mitochondrial-like yields MLSIAEMMRGAIFQRFRFRAFSLPCLDSYVVHGSCYRTFSAATELRSREVSICNHLQNRRLDEARDVFNQVPSPRVSLYTKMISGYARSNRLVDALNLFDAMPVRDVISWNSMISGCVECGDMDTAVKLFDEMPERSVVSWTAMLNGFLRSGKVEQAEWLFYQMPVKDTAAWNAMVHGYLQLGRVDDALELFERMPRKNVISWTTMICGLDQNERSGEGLVLFKNMLGCCIKATSRTFTCVITACANAPAFHMGAQVHGFIIKLGFLSEEYMSASLITFYANCKRTEDSRKVFDEKVRDQVAVWTALLSGYSLNKKHEDALSVFSEMLRNSILPNQSTFASGLNSCSALGSLDWGKEMHGVAVKLGLVTDAFVGNSLVVMYSDCGNANDAVMVFTDILKKSIVSWNSIIVGCAQHGRGKWAFVIFGQMIRLNKEPDEITFTGLLSACSHCGFLHKGRKIFEYMSRGPNHIDRKIQHYTCMVDILGRSGELKEAEELIESMLVKPNEMVWLALLSACRMHHDVDRAEKAAAAIFQLDSKSSAAYVLLSNTYASAGRWSNVSKLRIKMKQKGIMKKRGSSWVVFKGKKHEFFSGDRPDSLRIYEKLEFLKEKLKELGYVPDYRSALHDVEDEQKEEMLWYHSERLAIAFALVNTVEGNAVTVMKNLRVCEDCHAVIKLISRVVGREIVLRDPTRFHHFKDGICSCGDYW; encoded by the coding sequence ATGTTGAGTATCGCAGAAATGATGAGAGGCGCCATTTTTCAAAGATTTAGATTTCGAGCATTCTCCCTCCCCTGCCTTGATTCTTACGTTGTTCATGGGAGTTGCTACAGAACCTTCTCAGCTGCCACAGAGCTCCGGAGTCGCGAAGTTTCGATATGTAATCACTTGCAAAACCGTAGACTCGACGAGGCTCGAGATGTTTTTAACCAGGTTCCGTCTCCTCGTGTGAGTCTCTACACCAAGATGATCTCTGGATACGCGAGGAGCAACAGATTGGTTGATGCGTTGAATCTGTTCGACGCAATGCCTGTGAGAGATGTTATCTCGTGGAATTCGATGATAAGTGGCTGTGTGGAGTGTGGGGATATGGATACCGCAGTGAAgctgttcgatgaaatgcctgagagaaGCGTTGTTTCCTGGACAGCGATGTTGAATGGGTTTCTTAGGTCGGGGAAGGTTGAGCAAGCGGAGTGGTTGTTTTATCAGATGCCTGTGAAAGATACTGCAGCTTGGAACGCCATGGTTCATGGGTATTTACAGCTTGGTAGAGTAGACGATGCTTTGGAGTTGTTTGAGCGAATGCCTCGGAAGAATGTGATTTCTTGGACCACAATGATCTGTGGGTTGGACCAGAATGAAAGGAGTGGAGAAGGTCTTGTTTTGTTCAAGAACATGCTGGGTTGTTGCATTAAGGCGACTTCAAGAACATTCACTTGTGTAATCACTGCTTGTGCAAATGCTCCAGCGTTTCATATGGGTGCACAAGTTCATGGTTTCATCATCAAGTTGGGGTTTTTATCTGAGGAATACATGTCTGCTTCGCTTATAACGTTTTATGCAAACTGCAAAAGAACAGAGGATTCAAGGAAAGTTTTTGACGAGAAGGTTCGTGACCAAGTTGCTGTGTGGACTGCTCTATTGTCAGGTTATAGTCTGAACAAAAAACATGAAGATGCCTTAAGTGTTTTCTCAGAGATGTTGAGAAACAGTATCTTACCGAATCAGTCAACATTTGCTAGCGGATTAAACTCTTGCTCTGCTTTGGGATCATTGGATTGGGGTAAGGAGATGCATGGCGTTGCAGTGAAACTTGGTTTAGTAACTGATGCCTTTGTGGGTAATTCTCTAGTTGTCATGTACAGTGACTGtggaaatgcaaatgatgccgTTATGGTGTTTACTGACATCTTAAAGAAGAGCATTGTCTCTTGGAATTCAATAATTGTTGGCTGCGCGCAGCATGGACGTGGTAAATGGGCCTTTGTCATATTCGGTCAAATGATTAGATTAAACAAAGAGCCAGATGAGATTACTTTCACTGGCTTGCTCTCTGCTTGCAGCCACTGCGGGTTTCTACATAAAGGAAGAAAGATTTTCGAATACATGTCAAGAGGACCAAATCACATCGATAGAAAGATTCAACACTACACTTGTATGGTAGATATCTTGGGAAGAAGCGGGGAACTGAAAGAAGCAGAGGAGCTTATCGAGAGCATGCTTGTGAAACCTAATGAAATGGTTTGGTTGGCTTTACTCAGTGCTTGTAGGATGCATCATGATGTTGACAGAGCCGAGAAAGCTGCTGCTGCCATTTTTCAGCTGGACTCAAAATCAAGCGCTGCTTATGTCTTGTTGTCTAATACATATGCTTCTGCTGGTAGATGGTCGAATGTATCGAAATTGAGAATAAAGATGAAgcagaaggggataatgaagaAACGTGGGAGCAGTTGGGTTGTGTTTAAAGGGAAAAAGCACGAGTTTTTCTCAGGTGATCGACCAGATAGCTTGAGAATATATGAGAAGTTGGAGTTTCTGAAAGAAAAGTTGAAGGAGCTTGGCTATGTACCTGATTATAGATCTGCTTTACATGACGTTGAAGACGAACAGAAGGAAGAGATGTTGTGGTATCACAGTGAGAGGCTTGCTATTGCGTTTGCGTTGGTTAATACAGTCGAAGGAAATGCAGTCACAGTTATGAAGAATCTACGAGTTTGTGAAGATTGTCACGCAGTGATTAAGCTGATCTCAAGAGTTGTGGGACGTGAGATTGTTTTAAGGGATCCAACTCGGTTTCATCATTTTAAGGATGGGATATGTTCTTGTGGGGATTATTGGTAG